A window of Passer domesticus isolate bPasDom1 chromosome 11, bPasDom1.hap1, whole genome shotgun sequence genomic DNA:
AATGGAAGGTCATGAAGGTATGCAGTGTAACAGCAAAGAAAGGCACATTTCATGTATCTCCAATATTTTTGCTGTTCCATGTTTAGCATTGCATTGATTTGGTTGGCAATTTCCAGGTAACTTCCTCTGGTTTCTTGCTAGTCATATGCCTGGAGGAAAACAGGAAGATTTGCCCTGTTCTCATTACCATACCTACTGAAGCTTTCGTGTTTCAGACCATGAGAGAGACACTGTTTTCACAGTCCAAGGAACTCACGTGTAACAGGAAGTATTCAGATGCACCAACCCAATCAAGCTGTTTAGCATGTGACAATGTGAGGGATGTCCAGATCCTGGTGGACACTTGAGCAAAAGTTTATACTATCATCCTTGTCTTGTCTGGTGTCTCAAAAGAAAGAACGTGCATTTTAATGCTGCCAGTTCTATTCTTAATCTACTTGAAGTGATACTTCCAAGTGAGCTTTCTAAAAGGATTCCTCTAAgtgatatttcattttaatatttataacTGTGCAACTCAGACTTCATTGCCTGAGAGCAAAATCTCTGTTTCCTACTACAGAAGCTGATCAGCGTCTCACCCAGTCTCCCCAAACTGATCAGTTCCATGAACGTACAGCCACCGAAGGAAAATGAAATAGTCCTGCTGAGTGGATTGACATCAGGAAACCTTCAGGCTGACTATGAGGTTCCCCAGGTAGGAGTCAAACTCAGCTTTAAGATCACATCATGCCTGTGAAGGGTGGAAttttgaaaatgggaaaaaggaaCCTGAAAGCAAAACCCTGAGATCAATTTGAGATGAGTGGAAGtttgcaaacaaacaaacaacagccTCTGTCAGACAGATTTAAGTGTGGTGCACAGCAGGGGGACTCACACCATGTACACAAAGATAACTGAGAGATCCTGCTACTCCCCCTGGATCCTGCAGATCTGGGTTGCAGCTTGTAATGCTTTAAGCCACATTAGCACTTGATCCTTCAGGGGAGGCAGGCACTGGTGGCAGAGAAGACTGATTCCTTAGGCCAGATTTCAAGAGTAGCagaagggcagcagaggggGAAGGAAAGAGGTAACTttgtgcacagagctgggccagggcacaGCTCCTACAGACTCTTTCCAGTGGTCTTGTCGCTTCCCACTTTCAGTCCCACTCCATCTTCACCTCTCAACTTCATTAAAACTGCAGTTACCCTGGAGTACAAAACTCTCTCaacaaatttaaaaagtgaaaaggTATTGCCAGGTTTGTTTGCTGCAGATAAGAAAAGAAGGGAACTTTCTTTCACTGAAATGACCTTGTGTACAAAAGCATTCCTGAGGCAGACCCTGTGACAGCTGTATTGCAGAGATCACTGAATTTTATAGTTTACCAATAAGCTGATCATAAACAGAGCAATTACCTGGTTATTGAGCTTTCTTGCCACTCATGACTAATGGCTGAGTTTAGAAATGTTTAACAAATACAATCACAAGGTATGGTGGGAGCGATGGAGCTCCAAACCCCACATCCCAAGATGTTACAATCCACACAGGGATAGTCTGAGATCCAAACAAGGTAGCCAAAATACTCAAGCCACTCCTATCTGCACAAGCATAAAGACAGAGACTGGCAGCCTTCTCATAGAGAGTGGAGTCAAGAGACAAACAGGAACAAAATAAATGTCCCAGGTCTTTCCTGGGAGCCTGAGTTCAAAGCACAACATCACAAGCTGCAAAATCTTGGCTTTGGTTCTGGGTGCATCCACACAACAAGCATGGTTCCATGCAGAGACATCAACTCAGCTCTGCTGTATAAATGTCCAACTGTTTTAATATCAGTACAATGAGGATAACAAGAGTTCCTTCCTCTCAGTTTCTGTCCCAAGTTCAACTTAATTGTACAGCTTCTCTAGAGAAGGCAGTTTATATAAAGGCTGAGCACATTGTGCACTGGATCCCCATTTCCAGTGGGAGGTTGCATTGGCCTGAAATAATGGGGCTTTGGataaagagggagagcagcaaagaaacaaaataaaacactaTTTAAAAATGGCCTGTTGGAACATCTAAAGGTGACCTGCTCTTCACAGTCTTATCAGACAGTATTTACAGGGCTGTCTTCAAACAAGCATTGCAACAGAAATGACCCTGAAAAGGAATTCATGCCCACAAAGAATTCCCTCCAGAGAGGTAATACCGGGTAGTGTGAGGCCATTAATAACAGCATGTCAGATGACCAACATCAAATAATTATCTGTCATTAAAACAACAAGTTGACTGAAAACAAGCAATCTCCTGTGATACAGCTGGGTTCTCTACTAAAACACTTGTATAACAAAAGCTGTCAGTCCAAGAAATCTTATTTTGGCATACGTGTAACTGCACACTGTTAGTAAGATTGAAATGACAAATCGTATTCCATCTTTGCAACAGAACATTCCCGAGATATTTATAGAGAGGGAAACTTAAAATAagtgttattttttaattgaataaCTGAGATTCTTTTCCCCTCTAGTGTCCTTGGCTGGCAGATGTCTGCTTGGTTCAGTGTGCGAGGGGGGACAGGAGGAACAGCGCAAGCTGCATCATTTTTGAAATAAACAAGTTTCTGATTGGACTTGAGCTCGttcaggagaggcagctgcagatAGAAACTCGTGTCCTAAAGCCTGAGGATGACACAAACTGCTCCGTGTCCTCAATAGAAGAAGATTTCCTCACAGCCTCCGAGCACCTCGAGGATGACAACGAGGCTGATGAATGTAAAGCTGGTAAAAGCAGGGGGACCGAGCATGATTATGCTGTTGCTCATACTGCAAAACAGCTATAGCAGTGCTCACAGAAATTGCACTTGATGTTAATTCATGCATATGTAATTTAGAAAATGGACAGCcattcatatttttaaagttttgttcAAAGACAAGGTACGTGGCTGTGCAGTACTTTTACAGAGCAGTAATGGACTACAAAGTTGTACAGCTCTTTTCTTTTAGAAGTCTCAAGTTACTCTCcaaaaactaattttttctttttctcaacaGGTCATGACAAATTAAATGTTTCAGAAGCATCTTCAGATgtcaaaaaaaataaaggaaagggATTTGAAAACATCCACTATAGAAAAGCCAGGTTGCCATTCATTCTTGAAGGGAACTGCATTAATAAAGATAATGCAGCTGCTCAGGTCTCTGAAACTGTGAATGTTGTGGCTGAAGATGGCATCTCACAACCTGAAGATAAGTCAGACCAGGAAATACAGAAGGAATTAGCTGAAAAAGGTACTTCATCATTTAGTACTACTAATTTGACCAGTGGGGTTGAAAACTCAGCACTCATGCTAGAAGATGTGTCTGTAACCAAAATGGctaaagaggagctggagcctcGGGGTGACCCCACAACGAAACACAGCAGCAAGGCAGATGGGAAAGATTGTGCAGGTATCAGGAAAACTGATCCTCCCTCCCAGAATGAGCAGGCCACCACAGGTCAGTACGCCACAAATTTAGCAGAATCTGTTCTGCAGGATGCATTCATTAGACTGTCACAGTCTCGACCCAGTTTCAGTGAGGAGGCTGCAGTCAGCATCTCTGTGGGAAGCTCCTGTAAGTCAGAAGGTGCCTCTGCTTCCCGATCATGGAATGAACTCCCAAAGATTGTGATAGTGCAAAGTCCAGACAGTTCTGAGAATGTACCTGAGTGGCCAGGCTCTGCTTTCCCCAGCCTGAGCCACTGGGCTGAGGCAGAAAGCTCTGCTGAGGTTTCCGATTACTTGGAGGAAGAGCATTCAAACGGACATGACCAAAGTGCACTGGAAGTGGCTCTGGCTTGTGCAGCCACTGTCATTGGAACCATTTCCAGTCCCCAGGCTGCGGAAAAATTCCGCCTGGAGCAGGAAGCCACAGACTCGAGAAGTGGAGTGGCTGCTAAGGAAGAGGGGCACACAGCACCCTCACAGCTCCCTGACGGCCGCGCTGGCACGGAATACTCGTTCCCATCTGCGCTCTGTGGCATGACTCAAGTGGCAAGTGCTGTAGCCATCTGTGGCCTGGGGGAAACAAAGGAGGACAAGTACCCTGCAACTTCCAGTGGACTTCTGTCTGCTGCTCAGGCCTCTGCAGCCATTACTCTGCATTGCAGCTTAGCTGTAGGAAGCAGCATGGAGAAGCTGAATGAGAGCATTGCAGAGGCGCTTCTCAAAGAGGCATCCGTAATCCTGACAAAACCCAACACATACAAAAATGTAGGGCATTTTATGGAATCCATAAATGGGAAAATTATTGAAACAGCAGCAAGACCACGTATTCCACGTGCTGATGGAGTAATCAGGGACGAACTTGCACAAAACTTATCCAATATTATTCTACGACATTCTATGGAAGAGGTTAGGAAGAAGAGACAGCTGCAAGCCCATTTGGAGGATGGCTCAAGTACACAAGACATTTTCACAGAGACCGCAAACGAGTTGctttataatataatatatttcaCTTGCAAGAAGATGAACGACATAAGGCAACTTGAAGAGTGTTCTCCTCTCTTTTCGGAAGGCACAAAAGCGGAGAAAGTAACAAGAGCAGAAGGATGGCCAACACTGGCAACAGCATGTGAAACTTCACACAGCCCCCTTGATCACTCTGCTGCTAAGCCATTTGGTACATCCTACAGCACCAGTACTAGCAAAGATCTTGAAAAGGTCACAAGCATTTGCAAGAGTGATATCAAAGATGTAAATAGCAGTGAAGGTTCCACACTGAATTCAGAGCCAAGTGGAGATACAGGGCATAACACACTAGGTGCAAAAACATCTCCCAAGAAGAGATACCTGAAAAGAACTGCACGAGACTGTTACAAATCCCCAAACCAGAGTAACAGTCATCATCAGAAGAAAGACTACAGATCATTTTCAGACAGAGAAAATACCTTTGCAAACAGTGAATGCAGGCACGGTGTTCAAGAGCAGCAGTCTTCCAGTGCCACCATAAATACAGAAAACCAAGCCAAGATTAAGTGTGATTCTGTGCTAAATAATGATGTTCAACTTAGCTTGTCTTTGTTAGGAAACCATGTGTTGCTTCCTTCTCAGCCTGTGCTACAGGTGAAAAATTCAAGGGACAAATATTGTATAACAGACTTTGCGGAAGAATTGGCAGAAACAGTTGTCTCTATGGCAACAGAAATAGCTGCCATTTGTCTAGAAAATTCAAATGGCAAGCAACCCTGGTTCTGTGCATGGAAGAGAGGCAATGAATATCTGGTGACCCAGAGTTTATCATGCAGAaccatgaaaaggaaaaaggaaacccaTACCAATGGTTCTGTGGTTCGGAAGCACAGGGCGCCTAGGCTTAGTGAgatcaaaagaaaaacagatgagCATCCTGAGCTAAAGGAAAAATTGATGAATCGGGTAGTAGATGAATCTATAAACCTTGAGGACACACCAGACTCAGTCAATCTCTTTGCGAATGAAGTGGCTGCCAAGATCATGAACCTCACTGAACTCTCCATGGTTGATAGCATCTGGCAAGGTCCAAACCACCCCAGGAACAGACTGCACTGTGAAAGGTGGAGCCGAGCCAAGGCCTCAAGCTGTGAGAGCATACCAGAGGAGGACTCAGATTCCAAAGCCTCTTTCAATACCCTAGGCCTCATGAACAGCTTTGGTCACTCTCTGAGCCAGACAAGTTCTGTCTCAAAGCAGTCTAGTTGTGAAAGCATTACAGATGAATTTTCAAGATTTATGGTGAACCAGATGGAAAATGAAGGAagaggttttgatttattaCTGGATTATTAtgcaggaaaaaatgcaaacaacaTCTTAACTTCTGCCTTGCAACAGGTAGCCAAGAAAAATGGCCATCTTAATGTAAGACCAAGTTGCCCATCCAAACAGTCCAGCACAGAAAGTATAACAGAAGAGTTTTATAGGTATATGCTAAGAGAAAtcgaaaaggaaaataaagataatGCATCATCCTCTCGGAATTCAAAGGACTGGTGTGGCAGTTTGCTGGCACCCTCTCTGCGGTCACCTTTCTGCTTTAGGCAGTCGTCGATGCCCGACAGCAGATCCTCAGGCTCCAGGCTTACTGTGAACGTCCCAATTAAAGCAAATTCCTTAGATGGGTTTGCCCACCATCGCCAGGATTCCCTAAGCGTACAGCCCGTCAGTACCGTGGcttctgctgggctctgcaagTCTGACTCGTGCCTGTACCAGAGGGGCAAGACTGACCAGATCACAGACATGCTGATCCACGAGACGTGGGCCAGTTCCATCGAGTCTCTGATGCGCAAGAACAAAATCATAGCAGACGAGGCAGAGGCTACAGAGGCAGACCAGTTTTACAGTGATTCTCCACCACACGTGGAACAATATGCAAAAAGACTGGCTGCAAATATTGTTGAAAGTGGTAAAAGTTTAATTGTTGTCCAGCAGGATTCCTGTGATTATACAAGCCAAGAACATGTGCTGGAAAGCAAACATCCCCAAAGCACGACCCAGACACAGCCCAAACCCAAAATGGAGGAAGGAAATTTGGATGAGAAAAAAGAACAGGTGAAGAGCTCTGGAAGCctccctgcaggacagctcAGGGAAGTGCCTTTAATTCAGATAGAAACTGATCAACGAGATGAGCCAGATAAAGACTCAGAGTCCTTGACTTCATGTGGCCCATCTGGAAAGGGGCATCAAAGCAAAGAAAAGCCTCCAGAAGCTTTGGATGGGAAACACGTGGTTTCCAGTTCCCCAGTAAGTAGGTAAGTGACAAAACAGCAAATCAGCACATTGCTTTGGTCTTTGGTTTATTTTCCCCGTAAAAGTTATTTTGATAAAGGAAGAAGATGAGAGTGGTACTTTTAAAGAAGTAAGCAGGATAAGTTTTGACTACAGGTTTCTTTTGGCATAAAATCACCCAGTCATGTGTCACAGTGATACTTTCTGGAGGAAACCTAGATTGAATATGACATTATGGTATTAAGATTTAAATCTAATACTGTACAGACAAGTTCTCTCTCTGCAGACATTGATGTCTCCCCTAAGACAGGAAAGATGGACCAAGTTTAAACTTTCATTTAGCTCAGGCTGATATCTGAACTAAAATATagataaataaaaatcagagcTAGTGTATAGCAGATGACAGCAGGATTTGACCTGTAGTTCTCTGCTATGCTTGTTGCAAGTAATGTTTTGCGTACCTGGAAACAAGACCAGACTTCTGAGAGCCTGAAGTTTAACTTTGTGTTTACAACCTGCAGCTACAAGTGGTAAAATTTCTTTAgtgaaggaaaaataagaataaaaaaagcCCTCACCTCTTAGTTAAAGACTTCTCTGGTAGAATTTAGGTAAGGAAAAGAagagcattttattttaatgtcatTTCATGGAGTTTACATCCTCAGTTAACATACATAGTTTACCACCCTCTCCTTACAGCTGTACTCCTTTTGTAAGGAAATCTGCAGCTTCCTTTACCTTCCTTCCAAAGCTAAAGTGTGAGCCAGCATGAGAGTGCAGTGCAAATGCAGAGTATTGCTGTGGGTGCTCTGAGGTGAAGGGAATGCTCTCTCTCAAGGCCTTGTCTCTTTATCACAGAACTTCATTGTATCTGTTACTTCAGTGGTATCTAAACTGCCAGTCTGGAGCACTGCAGCACCTCATTATCTCAGAGTGGCAGAAAGAGTGCAGGTGCTGGTGTTAGAAACCATTTTGTAGCTCATTTTATTCTAGGCAGTGCTGTGTTTCAGCATTTGACAAAGCTCTGCTTGAAGTGAGAAAGTAGATAGATTGTAAGTACTTCCCTGTGTACGGCAGCAATTAGGTGGATAATTGCCATGGTGTCGCTAGTCTTTCATACTGACTCTCCCACACTAACTTTCCTCCTCATTAAAATGCAACCTGCTTTTAGTAAGATAAATTTAGAAACCCACCTATTTGGAATCTTGACTGCTTGAAAATGAAGTTATTTTTGCCATTTACAAGCCCTTTCATCTTTTCCTCTACCTTTGAAGCAGAGTTCCCAACATGGCTATGACATGGTTAAAACAATAGGATTGGTAGGGCAGAATTAGTAAGCAGAGGCTACATCTGCCTGAGCATCTTGGCTCAGCAATGCTGTGCTGTTCTGGTTCAGCTTGCCTCCATTTCTGTCCATTGGCCTCAGCAGCATGAAACACAGAGAAATCCAAAAGCAATCTCAAATAGAAGCTGCCCAAGTGCTCTCCAGATGTACTCGTATCCTtgctgggaaggcagagccTCCAGTGGTTCTTCACACAGATCTGAACCATTTGTGGCATGGCTGTCTGGACCAAGTCTAGGCTGAAgtgaaaaactaaaaatatatataatgtagCTATAAAAGCATCAGTAGAAATTGCTCTGATCCACTCCTACTGCATGAAATTACTTGCTAGTTCAGATACAGGCACATAGGACTCCAGGCAAAATATCCAGCAGACACAGAGTCagttaggggggaaaaaaaacccattaagACCTTCAGCAAtggaaaaaaagctgtttcttgTATGTAGGCAGTGCAATAGAGCCAGTCCTGTCACAGTTACACAGAAACTGTTCCAAGTAACTGTTCACAAGTGGGGAACTGTCAGTTCAAAGCATCACTGGCGTGAGATGTAATTGCGTAATGAgtcaaacaaaacccaaaatgcCAAGAAACATCACCCACACAAACCTCTTGTGTTTTGCACCAGGTATCAGGAGCTGCCTGTCCTGTACTAAGCTGAATAGCAGCCCTGCCCTTTGGCCTGGCtgctcagtgcccaggtgtcagagagggcaggggcagagtcctgggccagggcacaggggtttggcagagctgcctgccaggggagcagagccccaggCAGGCAAGTCCCAACtccctgcacaggctgcagctctctgtcATCCAGAATTAATGCAGCAGCTTCTGAGACTGAGAGCTTGGCAAAAAGAGATACCCACACGGATATTGTCTCAGCATATGCCTAATCAAGGTAATTACTCAGGAGCAGTAGAATTTCTGGTGTGATCTCCTGCTTTAACTGAAGGCAGATACCTTAACCATAACTACAGATAAAGGTCTGAAGGCAAGAACTTCTCTAGAGAGATCCTGCAGAGGGTTATCAGTAcaaaacataacataacatTGCTTTAATCCCTAAATTGCAAATGCAGACTATCAGTGAATATAACAAAACTACAGTTTTGCTTTACTTGTCATTCTGGCACTGCAGTGATATAATTATTGGAGGAATTGATTATTTGACTTTGTATCAAAAGCCCAGCTTTTCTCTAAAAACTTAGCAAAAAAtatagttggggttttttttgtttctgtgttagTTGGGAGCATGTGTACATATATGTGGCATACACAAATGTGTGACATACGTCAAGTGTGCAGAATTAAAGCATTTTTCCCTTAACCCTGTACTTTCTGAACACAATCTGGGCTCCATCTTCAGACTGGTTTCTGACTGTTGCAATATTTTGTCCTTCCCCAGCCTAAGCAGTGAAGATCCTAAGGACATGGCAGACTCAGAGTCATTAGTGATTCAAAACCCACAATACTTTCCTACTTTCACTTCTTTTGGATCTACAATTTTAATAAAGTAGAAAACCCTGTCAAGAACTTTATTCACCCATTAGCATGACAGAGATTTAGCAGCAATATATATTTCCTAGAAATTCTGTCATTCTGCAGTAACATAGACCACATATTTCAATCACTGATTGACTGAAGTGCATTAAGCAATGAAACTTGACAGTGATCAGGTTTTTTTTGTACATGCTAAATCTTTCTGTATAAGCTAAAACCTTTCTATGCATACTTAAATCTAGGGTTTGTGTTTATTTATAGCAGTCATAAGAAAGCCCTTTTTTAAGAGCATCTCGGGCCAGATGTTCTGCTGGACTACGTATAAATTATAAGCTTGTCCAATCTTTTGCATGTCTATGATTCTGCAGCTTGGTTGACTTTAATGAGCAGCATTGCCTGAAGATTGGTGGCAGCAGTTTGTTTGCCCATATTACAATATCATGTGCCTTCCCTAtcaccctgccagcagcagtccTCAGAGCAGATCGGATGCTGAGATCCTAGGAGAGACGAAAGCAGCTGAAGAGTTCCCAGCCCATctgagcagcagtgaggaaaGCACTGGCAGCTGGTCCCAGCTGGCCAACGATGAGGACAATCCTGATGACACCAGCAGCTACCTGCAGCTCAGCGAGCGCTCCCTGAGGTACCCACCTTGTCTCTTCCCACTGCACAGTGTGCTCTGCCCTCCAAGCCTACTCTGCATCAGCAGTGAGAGGCAACAGCTTGAGATTTACTCAGGATACTCTAAAGAATGTCTAATGGCaaactttatttctttattttttaataagggaaaaaaattagccATGTTCTGATTCTCAGCCAGGTCTTTTTACTATTGGTGAGTAGCTCGATTCAGGCAAAGAAAAAACCTCCTGGCATCACTAAAGTGTCTCAGTCCTACAGCAAAAAGGCCATTGGACAAGTTAATTactataatttttctttttatttgctgtTGTTTGCCTAATGTTTATTTTGGCACCTCCTTAGCCAAGATAGACAAGACTGCCATTCCCACCAGAAATCCATGCACTGAGAGCAAAGATTGAGCCCTGATCTGCTTAGACTGGCACAAGGGTGCAAATTAACAGAGGATGACCAATTTTTCCCTGACTAGATATAAATTCAACACCTCCTACTACTATGACCTGATTTTGTTCCAAACTCAAGTCAGGACAAATGTTTGAAAATGTTATTTAGTCCTTGGAGTTTATATAGAGCGGTGGTAGTTTTACTTCAGCCCTTTCACAGCACCAAATTGAGTAAGATTTTTCCTTCACATGCTCTTAgactgtgttttaaaatattatcaaGTAATTACATCTTTTTCTTGAGTATTAAGATGACAAGGAGGGAAGACATTATGGTAATGAAGCAGGGAAAACAAAGTCTCTGTCAGAGAGCACTGCTGGCTGGCTGAAATTACTGAACAAAACACGGCTGTCAGTGCAGCTGAACATTCATCCCGTTATTACAGTATCAACCTTTACCAAAGTCCTTGGTCTGAGAGCTGAAGTATTGTGCCTTTCAGCTCTGCACTAGAACAGAAATTGCTACAGCAAGTCTGAATGCATGGCATGCTGACAATGTCTCAGAACACCCTGATGGGGAGAGGAACTGTCTAATCAATCCCTCTAATGTAGGGGAAAATACTATTGGATGGTTTCTCAGTAAAAATTAAGTGGTTCACCACGACTTGCCACACAGAATTTGTTCATGGTAATTGACTTGAAGCCAGCAAATTCACAACCTGTCCATGAGACTATTACAGTATCTGCATAAACATTCACTGTCACATTTATAATGATGTTATAAAGTGAACTGGtactatttttttccaaatatcctCAAGTGTGCTGCTTCATCCTTGTGAAGAAGCCAAAGAgaatatttctgtgtatttctggTCCCAATGAGCAAATTGGCTTTGATTAAAATCTCAGTCTTTCAGAGTAGTCAGAAACATGAGGGGCCATCTCTGTACCTGTGGGTTCCATCAGATCCCAAACAGTATTTGGGGTATGATGTAATACACTGAAACTGCTGCTGGTTCCCAGTGTGGACTCACCCTACAGGTAAGTGTATGGGGGCAGCCAGTGCCTTGCTCCTGAACTCCCCGTGTTCAGAGGGAACTGGATCTTTGCAGGACATCTCTGTACCTGCTAATCCTTCTTTTCAAGGACTCAGGCACG
This region includes:
- the SPHKAP gene encoding A-kinase anchor protein SPHKAP isoform X2 is translated as MSRPGSGRQAAARSNFESPLMREVPERQGSSTDSSASSLGSSVTACKKILCSNSLLESTDYWLQNQRTPCQIGFLEDKSESNCASVCFVNLDANRDDCSDEQVKQKLISVSPSLPKLISSMNVQPPKENEIVLLSGLTSGNLQADYEVPQCPWLADVCLVQCARGDRRNSASCIIFEINKFLIGLELVQERQLQIETRVLKPEDDTNCSVSSIEEDFLTASEHLEDDNEADECKAGHDKLNVSEASSDVKKNKGKGFENIHYRKARLPFILEGNCINKDNAAAQVSETVNVVAEDGISQPEDKSDQEIQKELAEKGTSSFSTTNLTSGVENSALMLEDVSVTKMAKEELEPRGDPTTKHSSKADGKDCAGIRKTDPPSQNEQATTGQYATNLAESVLQDAFIRLSQSRPSFSEEAAVSISVGSSCKSEGASASRSWNELPKIVIVQSPDSSENVPEWPGSAFPSLSHWAEAESSAEVSDYLEEEHSNGHDQSALEVALACAATVIGTISSPQAAEKFRLEQEATDSRSGVAAKEEGHTAPSQLPDGRAGTEYSFPSALCGMTQVASAVAICGLGETKEDKYPATSSGLLSAAQASAAITLHCSLAVGSSMEKLNESIAEALLKEASVILTKPNTYKNVGHFMESINGKIIETAARPRIPRADGVIRDELAQNLSNIILRHSMEEVRKKRQLQAHLEDGSSTQDIFTETANELLYNIIYFTCKKMNDIRQLEECSPLFSEGTKAEKVTRAEGWPTLATACETSHSPLDHSAAKPFGTSYSTSTSKDLEKVTSICKSDIKDVNSSEGSTLNSEPSGDTGHNTLGAKTSPKKRYLKRTARDCYKSPNQSNSHHQKKDYRSFSDRENTFANSECRHGVQEQQSSSATINTENQAKIKCDSVLNNDVQLSLSLLGNHVLLPSQPVLQVKNSRDKYCITDFAEELAETVVSMATEIAAICLENSNGKQPWFCAWKRGNEYLVTQSLSCRTMKRKKETHTNGSVVRKHRAPRLSEIKRKTDEHPELKEKLMNRVVDESINLEDTPDSVNLFANEVAAKIMNLTELSMVDSIWQGPNHPRNRLHCERWSRAKASSCESIPEEDSDSKASFNTLGLMNSFGHSLSQTSSVSKQSSCESITDEFSRFMVNQMENEGRGFDLLLDYYAGKNANNILTSALQQVAKKNGHLNVRPSCPSKQSSTESITEEFYRYMLREIEKENKDNASSSRNSKDWCGSLLAPSLRSPFCFRQSSMPDSRSSGSRLTVNVPIKANSLDGFAHHRQDSLSVQPVSTVASAGLCKSDSCLYQRGKTDQITDMLIHETWASSIESLMRKNKIIADEAEATEADQFYSDSPPHVEQYAKRLAANIVESGKSLIVVQQDSCDYTSQEHVLESKHPQSTTQTQPKPKMEEGNLDEKKEQVKSSGSLPAGQLREVPLIQIETDQRDEPDKDSESLTSCGPSGKGHQSKEKPPEALDGKHVVSSSPVSSSPQSRSDAEILGETKAAEEFPAHLSSSEESTGSWSQLANDEDNPDDTSSYLQLSERSLSNGNSSTTSSLGIMDLEIYQENVPSSPMINELVEEKVFLKEQTENTEESTSELSVGTANCHKDLLVINFDLEPECPDVELRATLQWIAASELGIPTIYFKKSQENRIEKFLDVVQLVQRKSWKVGDIFQAVVQYCKLSEEGREVTPSLFDWLLELG
- the SPHKAP gene encoding A-kinase anchor protein SPHKAP isoform X6 is translated as MREVPERQGSSTDSSASSLGSSVTACKKILCSNSLLESTDYWLQNQRTPCQIGFLEDKSESNCASVCFVNLDANRDDCSDEQVKQKLISVSPSLPKLISSMNVQPPKENEIVLLSGLTSGNLQADYEVPQCPWLADVCLVQCARGDRRNSASCIIFEINKFLIGLELVQERQLQIETRVLKPEDDTNCSVSSIEEDFLTASEHLEDDNEADECKAGHDKLNVSEASSDVKKNKGKGFENIHYRKARLPFILEGNCINKDNAAAQVSETVNVVAEDGISQPEDKSDQEIQKELAEKGTSSFSTTNLTSGVENSALMLEDVSVTKMAKEELEPRGDPTTKHSSKADGKDCAGIRKTDPPSQNEQATTGQYATNLAESVLQDAFIRLSQSRPSFSEEAAVSISVGSSCKSEGASASRSWNELPKIVIVQSPDSSENVPEWPGSAFPSLSHWAEAESSAEVSDYLEEEHSNGHDQSALEVALACAATVIGTISSPQAAEKFRLEQEATDSRSGVAAKEEGHTAPSQLPDGRAGTEYSFPSALCGMTQVASAVAICGLGETKEDKYPATSSGLLSAAQASAAITLHCSLAVGSSMEKLNESIAEALLKEASVILTKPNTYKNVGHFMESINGKIIETAARPRIPRADGVIRDELAQNLSNIILRHSMEEVRKKRQLQAHLEDGSSTQDIFTETANELLYNIIYFTCKKMNDIRQLEECSPLFSEGTKAEKVTRAEGWPTLATACETSHSPLDHSAAKPFGTSYSTSTSKDLEKVTSICKSDIKDVNSSEGSTLNSEPSGDTGHNTLGAKTSPKKRYLKRTARDCYKSPNQSNSHHQKKDYRSFSDRENTFANSECRHGVQEQQSSSATINTENQAKIKCDSVLNNDVQLSLSLLGNHVLLPSQPVLQVKNSRDKYCITDFAEELAETVVSMATEIAAICLENSNGKQPWFCAWKRGNEYLVTQSLSCRTMKRKKETHTNGSVVRKHRAPRLSEIKRKTDEHPELKEKLMNRVVDESINLEDTPDSVNLFANEVAAKIMNLTELSMVDSIWQGPNHPRNRLHCERWSRAKASSCESIPEEDSDSKASFNTLGLMNSFGHSLSQTSSVSKQSSCESITDEFSRFMVNQMENEGRGFDLLLDYYAGKNANNILTSALQQVAKKNGHLNVRPSCPSKQSSTESITEEFYRYMLREIEKENKDNASSSRNSKDWCGSLLAPSLRSPFCFRQSSMPDSRSSGSRLTVNVPIKANSLDGFAHHRQDSLSVQPVSTVASAGLCKSDSCLYQRGKTDQITDMLIHETWASSIESLMRKNKIIADEAEATEADQFYSDSPPHVEQYAKRLAANIVESGKSLIVVQQDSCDYTSQEHVLESKHPQSTTQTQPKPKMEEGNLDEKKEQVKSSGSLPAGQLREVPLIQIETDQRDEPDKDSESLTSCGPSGKGHQSKEKPPEALDGKHVVSSSPVSSSSPQSRSDAEILGETKAAEEFPAHLSSSEESTGSWSQLANDEDNPDDTSSYLQLSERSLSNGNSSTTSSLGIMDLEIYQENVPSSPMINELVEEKVFLKEQTENTEESTSELSVGTANCHKDLLVINFDLEPECPDVELRATLQWIAASELGIPTIYFKKSQENRIEKFLDVVQLVQRKSWKVGDIFQAVVQYCKLSEEGREVTPSLFDWLLELG